From Streptomyces yatensis, one genomic window encodes:
- a CDS encoding acyltransferase domain-containing protein, translating to MPGTVAAPRGGVLRDLHDRYETVRDALSRIDKAAAGLGLPDISARLIEDNGTSDRRGPEVQYLEIFAVSLATHHMLVAEGVEPIAIVGQSIGELWALAAAGHLPVEDAARLAVARSQALTRQSWRGKMLAVGVDGRRAESLAGLVDHPHLVLACENAPRQSVISGPEELIRPVERVADALGWPSLPLDVPHPTHTPAMAQAARDLRTTAPRVAYGSGRWRVRSPWLGRDVGDDDPVDLVAGALTARVRMLQTVRELHAAGADVFVECGEWPVVTKFVESSVPGVRCAVPLSESDPVGAVRALAADSTAIGAFSSRPPARLSERLLPSARVSAPEPAGPPSAVAVAVVEAPARVAAPVPAAPAAYPEPATPVIPAAPPTPAAAVIAAAPPIPADPVISYAPPAQAAAQAPAVPVTPAAPVDAVAPPSAGLDYETVLAELRTLYGDFLGYPPDLLGEDDGLESELGVESLKQVTLLGRVSERYDLPDLRSNSSLLTAGTLRRIAEGVVQGRAEAAG from the coding sequence ATGCCCGGAACTGTGGCCGCTCCGCGCGGGGGCGTCCTTCGCGATCTCCACGACCGTTACGAGACCGTCCGTGACGCGCTGTCCCGCATCGACAAGGCAGCCGCGGGCCTGGGACTGCCCGACATCAGCGCCAGGCTGATCGAGGACAACGGCACGAGCGACCGGCGCGGCCCCGAGGTCCAGTATCTGGAGATCTTCGCCGTCAGCCTCGCGACGCACCACATGCTGGTGGCCGAAGGCGTGGAGCCCATCGCGATCGTCGGACAGAGCATCGGGGAGCTGTGGGCCCTCGCCGCCGCGGGCCACCTGCCGGTGGAGGACGCCGCGCGCCTGGCCGTCGCCCGGTCCCAGGCGCTGACCCGGCAGAGCTGGCGGGGGAAGATGCTCGCGGTCGGTGTGGACGGTCGCCGGGCGGAGTCGCTCGCCGGGCTGGTCGACCATCCCCATCTCGTGCTGGCCTGCGAGAACGCCCCTCGGCAGAGCGTCATCAGCGGGCCCGAGGAACTGATCCGGCCTGTGGAGCGGGTGGCCGACGCACTCGGCTGGCCGAGCCTTCCCCTGGACGTCCCGCACCCGACGCACACTCCGGCGATGGCACAGGCCGCGCGGGATCTCCGGACGACCGCGCCGAGGGTCGCGTACGGTTCCGGACGCTGGCGGGTGCGCTCACCCTGGCTGGGGCGCGACGTCGGCGACGACGACCCGGTCGACCTGGTCGCCGGCGCGCTCACCGCCCGGGTCCGGATGCTGCAGACGGTCCGCGAGCTGCACGCGGCCGGTGCCGACGTCTTCGTCGAGTGTGGGGAGTGGCCCGTCGTCACCAAGTTCGTCGAGTCGTCGGTCCCGGGTGTGCGGTGTGCCGTACCGCTCAGCGAGAGCGATCCGGTCGGTGCCGTCCGGGCGTTGGCCGCGGACTCCACGGCGATCGGCGCGTTCTCCTCGCGCCCCCCAGCGCGGCTGAGTGAGAGGCTCCTGCCCTCCGCGCGGGTGAGCGCGCCCGAGCCGGCCGGCCCGCCTTCGGCCGTCGCCGTCGCCGTCGTCGAGGCGCCGGCCCGGGTCGCCGCGCCCGTGCCCGCCGCCCCGGCCGCCTACCCGGAGCCCGCCACCCCAGTCATCCCTGCCGCTCCGCCCACTCCGGCCGCCGCGGTCATCGCCGCGGCTCCGCCCATCCCGGCCGATCCCGTCATCTCCTACGCTCCGCCCGCTCAGGCAGCCGCCCAGGCTCCGGCCGTGCCTGTCACCCCGGCCGCTCCGGTGGACGCGGTCGCCCCGCCGTCCGCCGGGCTGGACTACGAAACGGTGCTGGCCGAGCTGCGCACGCTCTACGGTGACTTCCTGGGCTACCCGCCGGACCTGCTCGGCGAGGACGACGGTCTGGAGTCCGAGCTGGGCGTGGAGTCCCTCAAGCAGGTCACCCTGCTCGGCCGGGTCTCCGAGCGGTACGACCTGCCCGATCTGAGGTCGAACTCCTCGCTGCTGACCGCCGGTACGCTGCGCCGGATCGCCGAGGGCGTCGTCCAGGGCCGGGCGGAGGCCGCCGGGTGA